From a region of the Pseudomonas fulva 12-X genome:
- a CDS encoding thioesterase family protein, which translates to MLSVTYKTAVQHDWVDYNGHLRDAYYLLICSFATDGLMDLIGLDEAGRARTGHTLYTLECHLNFLAEVKLGVEVQVRTQLLGHDRKRLHIHHLLERCDDGQVVAESEQMLMNIDTATGRSAPFAGDVAGRVADLAEAQRGAPRSAYVGRVIGLP; encoded by the coding sequence ATGCTGTCCGTTACCTACAAAACCGCCGTGCAGCACGACTGGGTCGACTACAACGGCCACCTGCGCGACGCCTATTACCTGCTGATCTGCAGCTTCGCCACCGACGGGCTGATGGACCTTATCGGCCTCGACGAGGCGGGCAGGGCGCGCACCGGGCACACGCTCTACACCCTGGAGTGCCACCTCAATTTTCTCGCCGAGGTGAAACTTGGCGTCGAGGTTCAGGTACGCACCCAACTACTCGGCCATGACCGCAAACGCCTGCATATCCACCACCTGCTGGAGCGCTGCGACGACGGCCAGGTGGTGGCCGAAAGCGAGCAGATGCTGATGAACATCGACACGGCGACTGGCCGCTCGGCGCCGTTCGCTGGCGACGTGGCCGGGCGAGTCGCTGATCTGGCCGAGGCGCAGCGTGGAGCGCCGCGTTCCGCATATGTGGGGCGGGTGATTGGCTTGCCCTGA
- a CDS encoding sarcosine oxidase subunit alpha — protein MSQVNRLSQGGRIDRSQPLTFNFNGQTYQGYAGDTLAAALLANGVDVIGRSFKYSRPRGIIAAGAEEPNAVLQIGSTEAAQIPNVRATQQALYQNLTATSTNGWPSVNTDLMGILGKVGGGMMPPGFYYKTFMYPQNLWLTYEKYIRKAAGLGRSPKENDPDIYDYMNQHCDVLVVGSGPAGLAAALAAGRSGARVILADEQEEFGGSLLSTREMLDDMPAADWAAKAIAELEGMPEVTLLQRATVNGYHDHNFLTIHQRLTDHLGEVAPMGQPRQRLHRVRAGRVVLATGAHERPLVYGNNDVPGNMLADAVSTYVRRYGVAPGQKLVLSTNNDYAYRVVLDWLDAGRQVVAVADARNNPRGSWVEEARRRGVRVLTGSAVVEARGSKRVTGARICAIDAAKHKVTSPGETVDCDLIVSSGGYSPVVHLASHLGGRPVWREDILAFVPGEGFQKRYCAGAVNGVFGMGDSLADGFEAGAKAAADAGFQPVTGTLPKAEKRIEEASVALFQVPHDKGTSRAPKQFVDQQNDVTAAGIELATREGFESVEHVKRYTALGFGTDQGKLGNINGLAIAARSLGISISEMGTTMFRPNYTPVTFGAIAGRHCGELFEPKRYTALQKWHLQQGAEFEDVGQWKRPWYFPKNGEDMHAAVARECKAVRNAVGILDASTLGKIDIQGPDAREFLNRVYTNAWTKLDVGKARYGLMCKEDGMVFDDGVTACLADNHFVMTTTTGGAARVMEWLEIYHQTEWPELKVYFTSVTDHWATLTLSGPNSRKLLAEVTDIDLDKDAFPFMTWKEGKVGGVPARVFRISFTGELSYEVNVQADYALGVLEQIAEAGKKHGLTPYGTETMHVLRAEKGFIIVGQDTDGSVTPDDLGMGWCVGRTKPFSWIGWRGMNREDCLKENRKQLIGLKPVDPNKVLPEGAQLVFDPKQPIPMTMVGHVTSSYMSAAMGHSFAMALVRGGLKRIGERVYAPLVDGSVIEAEIVSPVFYDPKGDRQNV, from the coding sequence ATGAGCCAGGTCAATCGTCTTTCCCAGGGTGGCCGCATCGACCGCAGCCAGCCGCTGACCTTCAACTTCAACGGCCAGACCTACCAGGGCTACGCCGGTGACACCCTGGCCGCCGCGCTGCTGGCCAACGGCGTCGACGTGATCGGCCGTAGCTTTAAGTACTCGCGCCCGCGCGGCATCATCGCCGCCGGTGCTGAAGAGCCCAATGCCGTGCTGCAGATCGGCTCCACCGAGGCGGCGCAGATCCCCAACGTGCGTGCCACCCAGCAGGCGCTGTACCAGAACCTGACCGCTACCAGCACCAACGGCTGGCCGAGCGTGAACACCGACCTGATGGGCATTCTCGGCAAGGTCGGCGGCGGCATGATGCCGCCCGGGTTCTACTACAAGACCTTCATGTACCCGCAGAACCTGTGGCTGACCTACGAGAAGTACATCCGCAAGGCCGCCGGCCTCGGTCGTTCGCCGAAGGAAAACGACCCGGACATCTACGACTACATGAACCAGCACTGCGACGTGTTGGTGGTCGGCTCCGGCCCCGCCGGCCTGGCCGCAGCCCTGGCGGCTGGTCGTAGCGGCGCGCGGGTGATCCTCGCCGACGAGCAGGAAGAGTTCGGTGGCAGCCTGTTGTCTACCCGCGAGATGCTCGACGACATGCCGGCCGCCGACTGGGCCGCCAAGGCCATCGCCGAGCTGGAAGGCATGCCGGAAGTGACCCTGCTGCAGCGCGCCACGGTCAACGGCTACCACGACCACAACTTCCTGACCATTCACCAGCGCCTGACCGACCACCTCGGCGAAGTCGCACCCATGGGCCAGCCGCGTCAGCGCCTGCACCGTGTGCGTGCCGGCCGCGTGGTACTGGCCACCGGCGCCCACGAGCGTCCGCTGGTGTACGGCAACAACGACGTGCCCGGCAACATGCTGGCCGACGCCGTGTCGACCTACGTGCGCCGCTACGGCGTGGCGCCTGGCCAGAAGCTGGTGCTGTCGACCAACAACGATTATGCCTACCGCGTGGTGCTCGACTGGCTCGATGCCGGCCGCCAGGTGGTGGCCGTGGCCGATGCGCGCAACAACCCGCGCGGCAGCTGGGTCGAGGAAGCGCGCCGGCGTGGCGTGCGGGTGCTCACCGGCAGCGCCGTGGTCGAAGCGCGCGGCAGCAAGCGCGTTACCGGTGCGCGCATCTGCGCCATCGACGCCGCCAAGCACAAGGTCACCAGCCCAGGCGAGACCGTTGATTGCGACCTGATCGTCAGCTCCGGTGGCTACAGCCCGGTGGTGCACCTGGCCTCGCACCTGGGCGGTCGCCCGGTGTGGCGCGAAGACATCCTCGCTTTCGTACCCGGCGAAGGCTTCCAGAAGCGTTACTGCGCCGGTGCCGTCAATGGTGTGTTCGGCATGGGCGACAGCCTCGCCGATGGCTTCGAGGCCGGCGCCAAGGCGGCTGCCGATGCGGGCTTCCAGCCGGTCACCGGCACTCTGCCGAAAGCCGAGAAGCGCATCGAGGAAGCCTCGGTCGCGCTGTTCCAGGTGCCCCATGATAAGGGCACTTCGCGGGCGCCGAAGCAGTTCGTCGACCAGCAGAACGACGTCACCGCCGCCGGCATCGAGCTGGCCACCCGCGAGGGCTTCGAGTCGGTCGAACACGTCAAGCGCTACACCGCGCTGGGCTTCGGTACCGATCAGGGCAAGCTGGGCAACATCAACGGTCTGGCCATCGCCGCCCGCTCGCTGGGCATCAGCATCAGCGAAATGGGCACCACCATGTTCCGCCCGAACTACACCCCGGTGACCTTCGGCGCCATCGCCGGCCGTCATTGTGGTGAGCTGTTCGAGCCCAAGCGCTACACCGCTCTGCAGAAATGGCACCTGCAGCAGGGCGCCGAGTTCGAGGACGTCGGCCAGTGGAAACGCCCCTGGTACTTCCCGAAAAACGGTGAGGACATGCACGCCGCCGTGGCCCGCGAGTGCAAGGCCGTGCGTAACGCGGTGGGTATTCTCGACGCCTCGACCCTCGGCAAGATCGACATCCAGGGCCCGGATGCCCGCGAGTTCCTCAACCGCGTGTACACCAACGCCTGGACCAAGCTGGACGTGGGCAAGGCCCGCTATGGCCTGATGTGCAAGGAAGACGGCATGGTCTTCGACGACGGCGTCACCGCCTGTCTGGCCGACAACCATTTCGTCATGACCACCACCACCGGCGGCGCAGCCCGCGTGATGGAGTGGTTGGAGATCTACCATCAGACCGAATGGCCGGAGCTGAAGGTGTACTTCACCTCGGTCACCGACCACTGGGCGACCCTGACCCTGTCCGGCCCGAACAGCCGCAAGCTGTTGGCCGAAGTCACCGACATCGACCTGGACAAGGACGCCTTCCCGTTCATGACCTGGAAGGAAGGCAAGGTCGGCGGCGTGCCGGCTCGCGTGTTCCGTATCTCCTTCACCGGTGAGCTGAGCTACGAAGTCAACGTGCAGGCCGACTACGCCCTGGGCGTTCTCGAGCAGATCGCCGAGGCCGGCAAGAAGCACGGCCTGACGCCTTACGGCACCGAGACCATGCACGTGTTGCGCGCCGAGAAGGGCTTCATCATCGTCGGCCAGGACACCGACGGTTCGGTCACCCCGGACGACCTGGGCATGGGCTGGTGCGTTGGCCGCACCAAACCTTTCTCGTGGATCGGCTGGCGCGGCATGAACCGTGAGGACTGCCTCAAGGAAAACCGCAAGCAGCTGATCGGCCTCAAGCCGGTGGACCCGAACAAGGTGCTGCCCGAAGGTGCGCAGCTGGTGTTCGATCCCAAGCAGCCGATTCCGATGACCATGGTCGGCCACGTCACCTCCAGCTACATGAGCGCCGCGATGGGCCATTCCTTCGCCATGGCCCTGGTGCGTGGCGGCCTCAAGCGCATCGGCGAGCGCGTTTACGCGCCGCTGGTCGATGGCAGCGTGATCGAAGCCGAAATCGTCAGCCCCGTGTTCTATGACCCGAAAGGGGACCGCCAGAATGTCTAA
- a CDS encoding TraX family protein → MPSSFPHNLPSGRDAALDLIKWLALLTMLIDHLRHAWPELYFLYVPGRLAFPLFCLAIAANVARPRADDAGGVTARYLGWLLLFSLISEWPYRLLVPTAESLNVMPTLVLGLLIANAVQRADIQARWLGAGALATAVLAHEWLMFGVFGALLPAAFLLALRGFRARWLLPMLGCLAANYWAPFYADAARGDPFAWSVLVMCLFAPLLGLLLLRFRPPFPVPPVRRWAYLFYPAHFLVLVALRSL, encoded by the coding sequence ATGCCTTCCTCTTTCCCGCACAATCTTCCCTCCGGCCGCGACGCGGCCCTCGATCTGATCAAATGGCTGGCGCTGCTGACCATGCTGATCGATCACCTGCGCCATGCCTGGCCCGAGCTCTACTTCCTCTATGTACCCGGCCGCCTGGCCTTTCCGCTGTTCTGCCTGGCCATCGCCGCCAATGTCGCACGGCCCAGGGCTGACGATGCCGGCGGCGTGACCGCTCGTTACCTGGGTTGGCTGCTGCTGTTCTCGCTGATCTCCGAGTGGCCGTACCGGCTGCTGGTGCCGACCGCCGAATCGCTCAACGTGATGCCGACCCTGGTGCTCGGCCTGCTGATCGCCAATGCCGTGCAGCGCGCCGATATCCAGGCGCGCTGGCTGGGCGCCGGCGCGCTGGCAACTGCCGTGCTGGCCCACGAGTGGCTGATGTTCGGCGTGTTCGGCGCGCTGTTGCCGGCGGCCTTTCTGCTTGCTTTGAGGGGCTTCAGGGCGCGCTGGTTGCTGCCGATGCTCGGCTGCCTGGCAGCCAACTACTGGGCGCCGTTCTATGCCGATGCGGCCCGTGGCGATCCCTTCGCCTGGAGCGTGCTGGTCATGTGCCTGTTCGCGCCATTGCTGGGCCTGCTGCTGTTGCGCTTCCGGCCGCCATTCCCCGTGCCGCCGGTCAGGCGCTGGGCTTACCTCTTCTATCCGGCGCATTTTCTCGTCCTGGTGGCGCTGCGCAGTCTCTAA
- the gbcB gene encoding glycine-betaine demethylase subunit GbcB: MSNDFLYPVTTQTWSNGRHLVRCVKVIQETWDVRTFCFMADQPVLFFFKPGQFVTLELEIDGQPVMRSYTISSSPSVPYSFSITIKRVPGGKVSNWLHDNLSEGQELAVHGPVGLFNAIDFPADKVLFLSGGVGITPVMSMARWFYDTNANVDMVFVHSARSPKDIIYHRELEHMAARIANFNLHVICEKHGLGESWSGYRGYLNQPMLELIAPDYMEREIFCCGPTPYMSAVKRLLEAKGFDMSHYHEEAFGPVPAEVRQEVKELAELAADAPEVPVGERNQVSFTSTGKSIQVAPGETVHAAAAKLGLHIPKACGMGICGTCKVLKTGGDVDMEHNGGITDEDVAEGYILSCCSVPRNDVSIDY, encoded by the coding sequence ATGTCGAACGACTTCCTCTATCCCGTCACTACCCAGACCTGGAGCAACGGCCGCCACCTGGTGCGCTGCGTCAAGGTCATCCAGGAAACATGGGATGTCCGCACCTTCTGTTTCATGGCCGATCAGCCCGTGCTGTTCTTCTTCAAGCCAGGGCAGTTCGTCACCCTGGAGCTGGAGATCGATGGCCAGCCGGTGATGCGTTCGTACACCATCTCCAGTTCGCCATCGGTGCCTTACAGCTTCTCGATCACCATCAAGCGGGTGCCGGGCGGCAAGGTCTCCAACTGGTTGCACGACAACCTGTCCGAAGGCCAGGAGCTGGCGGTGCACGGCCCGGTCGGGCTGTTCAACGCCATCGATTTCCCGGCCGACAAGGTGCTGTTCCTTAGCGGCGGGGTGGGCATCACCCCGGTGATGTCGATGGCGCGCTGGTTCTACGACACCAATGCCAACGTCGACATGGTGTTCGTGCACAGCGCTCGTTCGCCGAAGGACATCATCTACCACCGCGAGCTGGAACACATGGCCGCGCGGATCGCCAACTTCAACCTGCACGTGATCTGCGAAAAACACGGCCTGGGCGAGTCTTGGTCAGGTTACCGCGGCTACCTCAACCAGCCGATGCTGGAGCTGATCGCGCCGGACTACATGGAGCGGGAAATCTTCTGCTGTGGCCCGACGCCCTACATGAGCGCGGTCAAGCGTCTGCTCGAAGCCAAGGGCTTCGACATGAGCCATTACCACGAGGAGGCCTTCGGTCCGGTGCCCGCCGAAGTGCGCCAGGAGGTCAAGGAACTGGCCGAGCTGGCTGCCGATGCACCGGAAGTGCCGGTTGGCGAGCGCAATCAGGTGTCCTTCACCAGCACCGGCAAGAGCATTCAGGTGGCTCCGGGCGAAACCGTGCATGCCGCGGCGGCGAAGCTTGGCCTGCATATTCCCAAGGCCTGCGGTATGGGCATCTGCGGTACCTGCAAGGTGCTCAAGACTGGGGGCGACGTGGACATGGAGCATAACGGCGGGATCACCGACGAGGATGTGGCCGAGGGTTACATCCTGTCCTGCTGCAGTGTGCCGCGTAACGATGTGAGCATCGATTACTGA
- a CDS encoding threonine aldolase family protein, translated as MPDNAQQFASDNYSGICPEAWQAMAEANQGHQRAYGDDEWTARAADHFRRLFETDCDVFFAFNGTAANSLALASLCQSYHSVICSETAHVETDECGAPEFFSNGSKLLTTRTEHGKLTPASIREIALKRKDIHFPKPRVVTLTQATEVGTVYRPEEIQAISQTCDELGLNLHMDGARFSNACAFLGCTPAELTWKAGVDVLCFGGTKNGMAVGEAILFFNRDLAEDFDYRCKQAGQLASKMRYLSAPWVGILQEDAWLRYANHANHCAQLLAKLVEDVPGVSLMFPVEANGVFLQMSEPAIAALTARGWRFYTFIGAGGARFMCSWDTEEARVRQLAADIREVMAA; from the coding sequence ATGCCCGACAACGCCCAGCAATTCGCCAGCGACAATTACTCCGGCATCTGCCCCGAGGCCTGGCAGGCCATGGCCGAGGCCAACCAGGGCCACCAGCGCGCCTACGGCGATGACGAATGGACGGCCCGCGCCGCCGACCACTTCCGCCGCCTGTTCGAGACCGACTGCGACGTATTCTTCGCCTTCAACGGCACCGCCGCCAACTCCCTGGCCCTCGCCTCGCTGTGCCAGAGCTACCACAGCGTGATCTGCTCGGAGACCGCCCACGTCGAGACCGACGAATGCGGCGCGCCGGAGTTCTTCTCCAACGGCTCCAAGCTGCTGACCACCCGCACCGAACACGGCAAGCTGACACCGGCCTCGATCCGCGAGATCGCCCTCAAGCGCAAGGACATCCACTTCCCCAAGCCGCGCGTGGTCACCCTGACCCAGGCCACCGAAGTCGGCACCGTGTACCGCCCCGAGGAGATCCAGGCGATCAGCCAGACCTGTGACGAACTGGGCCTGAACCTGCACATGGACGGCGCGCGCTTCTCCAACGCCTGCGCCTTTCTCGGCTGCACGCCGGCCGAGCTGACCTGGAAGGCCGGCGTCGACGTGCTGTGCTTCGGCGGCACCAAGAACGGCATGGCCGTCGGTGAGGCGATCCTGTTCTTCAACCGCGACCTGGCAGAAGACTTCGACTATCGCTGCAAACAGGCCGGCCAGCTGGCCTCGAAGATGCGCTACCTGTCGGCGCCCTGGGTCGGCATCCTGCAGGAGGACGCCTGGCTGCGTTACGCCAATCACGCCAACCACTGCGCCCAGCTGCTCGCCAAACTGGTGGAAGACGTGCCGGGCGTCAGCCTGATGTTCCCGGTCGAGGCCAACGGCGTGTTCCTGCAGATGTCCGAACCGGCCATCGCCGCCCTAACCGCCCGCGGCTGGCGCTTCTACACCTTTATCGGTGCCGGCGGCGCGCGCTTCATGTGCTCCTGGGATACCGAGGAAGCACGGGTGCGCCAGCTGGCCGCGGATATCCGCGAAGTCATGGCCGCCTGA
- a CDS encoding sarcosine oxidase subunit delta, whose protein sequence is MLHIFCPHCGELRSEEEFHAGGQAHIARPLDPNACTDEEWGEYLFFRDNPRGIHHELWIHAAGCRQYFNVTRHTVSYEILETYKIGERPSVTEATVAAKKAADQGVTA, encoded by the coding sequence ATGCTGCACATCTTCTGCCCACACTGTGGCGAACTGCGTTCCGAAGAAGAATTCCACGCCGGTGGCCAGGCGCACATCGCCCGCCCGCTGGACCCCAACGCCTGCACCGACGAGGAGTGGGGCGAGTACCTGTTCTTCCGCGACAACCCGCGTGGCATCCACCACGAGCTGTGGATTCACGCCGCCGGCTGCCGCCAGTACTTCAACGTCACTCGCCACACGGTGAGCTACGAGATTCTCGAAACCTACAAGATCGGCGAGCGCCCCAGCGTGACTGAGGCCACCGTCGCCGCGAAAAAGGCCGCTGACCAAGGAGTAACGGCATGA
- the glyA gene encoding serine hydroxymethyltransferase, with product MFSKQDQIQGYDDALLSAMQAEERRQEHHIELIASENYTSKRVMEAQGSGLTNKYAEGYPGKRYYGGCEHVDKVEVLAIERAKQLFGADYANVQPHSGSSANSAVYLALLQPGDTILGMSLAHGGHLTHGAKVSSSGKLYNAVQYGIDTDTGLIDYDEVERLAVEHKPKMIVAGFSAYSKTLDFPRFRAIADKVGAYLFVDMAHVAGLVAAGLYPNPVPLADVVTTTTHKTLRGPRGGLILAKANEEIEKKLNAAVFPGAQGGPLMHVIAAKAVCFKEALEPGFKDYQAQVIKNAQAMAQVFIDRGFDVVSGGTDNHLFLLSLIKQGITGKDADAALGRAGITVNKNAVPNDPQSPFVTSGLRIGTPAVTTRGFKEAQCRELAGWIADILEHLGDADVEAQVAGLAAGLCADYPVYR from the coding sequence ATGTTCAGCAAGCAAGATCAGATTCAAGGCTACGATGACGCCCTGCTCAGTGCCATGCAGGCCGAGGAGCGTCGTCAGGAACATCACATCGAGCTGATTGCCTCGGAAAACTACACCAGCAAGCGCGTGATGGAAGCCCAGGGCAGCGGCCTGACCAACAAGTACGCCGAAGGCTATCCAGGCAAGCGCTACTACGGCGGTTGCGAGCATGTGGATAAAGTCGAGGTGCTGGCCATCGAGCGCGCCAAGCAGCTGTTCGGTGCCGATTACGCCAACGTGCAGCCGCACTCCGGCTCTTCCGCCAACTCGGCTGTCTACCTGGCACTGCTGCAGCCCGGCGACACCATTCTGGGCATGAGCCTGGCCCACGGCGGCCACCTGACCCACGGCGCCAAGGTGTCGTCCTCGGGCAAGCTGTACAACGCCGTGCAGTACGGCATCGATACCGATACCGGGCTGATCGACTACGACGAAGTCGAGCGCCTGGCCGTCGAGCACAAGCCGAAGATGATCGTCGCCGGCTTCTCGGCCTACTCCAAAACTTTGGATTTCCCGCGTTTCCGTGCCATCGCCGACAAGGTCGGGGCTTACCTGTTCGTCGACATGGCCCACGTAGCCGGTCTGGTCGCCGCCGGCCTGTACCCGAACCCAGTGCCGCTGGCTGACGTGGTCACCACCACCACCCACAAGACCCTGCGTGGCCCGCGTGGCGGGCTGATCCTCGCCAAGGCCAACGAAGAGATCGAGAAGAAGCTCAACGCTGCCGTATTCCCAGGCGCCCAGGGCGGCCCGTTGATGCACGTGATCGCTGCCAAGGCGGTGTGCTTCAAGGAAGCGCTGGAGCCCGGCTTCAAGGACTACCAGGCCCAGGTGATCAAGAACGCCCAGGCCATGGCCCAGGTGTTCATCGACCGCGGTTTCGACGTGGTCTCCGGCGGCACCGACAACCACCTGTTCCTGCTCTCGCTGATCAAGCAGGGCATCACCGGCAAGGACGCCGACGCCGCCCTGGGCCGCGCCGGCATCACCGTCAACAAGAACGCCGTACCCAACGACCCGCAGTCGCCGTTCGTGACCTCGGGCCTGCGCATCGGCACGCCAGCGGTCACCACCCGCGGCTTCAAGGAAGCCCAGTGTCGTGAACTGGCAGGCTGGATCGCCGACATCCTCGAGCACCTCGGCGACGCCGATGTCGAGGCCCAGGTGGCTGGTTTGGCCGCCGGTCTGTGCGCCGATTACCCGGTTTACCGCTGA
- a CDS encoding sarcosine oxidase subunit beta family protein has product MQRYSGFGLFKHSFSHHENWQRMWRNPTPKPVYDVVIVGGGGHGLATAYYLAKEFGVKNVAVVEKGWLGGGNTARNTTIVRSNYLWDESAHLYEHAMKLWEGLSQDLNYNVMFSQRGVFNLGHTLQDMRDIERRVSANRLNGIDGEVVDAKQVAEMIPYLDCSKNTRYPVLGASLQRRGGVARHDAVAWGFARAADALGVDLIQQTEVIGFRKQDGAVIGVETSKGFIGAKRVGVVAAGNSGHLAKLAGFRLPLESHPLQALVSEPIKPIIDTVIMSNAVHGYISQSDKGDLVIGAGIDGYNGYGQRGSYPTIEHTLQAIVEMFPVLSRVRMNRQWGGIVDTTPDACPIIAKTPVKNLYFNCGWGTGGFKATPGSGNVFAASLAKGEMHPLAKAFSIERFHNGALIDEHGAAGVAH; this is encoded by the coding sequence ATGCAGCGCTATTCCGGCTTTGGCCTGTTCAAGCATTCTTTCAGCCACCATGAAAACTGGCAGCGTATGTGGCGCAACCCGACGCCCAAGCCGGTTTACGACGTGGTCATCGTCGGCGGTGGCGGCCACGGCCTGGCCACGGCCTACTACCTGGCCAAGGAGTTCGGCGTGAAGAACGTCGCCGTGGTCGAGAAGGGCTGGCTGGGCGGCGGCAACACCGCGCGCAACACCACCATCGTGCGTTCCAACTACCTGTGGGACGAGTCCGCGCACCTCTACGAGCACGCGATGAAGCTTTGGGAAGGCCTGTCCCAGGATTTGAACTACAACGTCATGTTCTCCCAGCGCGGCGTGTTCAACCTTGGCCATACCCTGCAGGACATGCGCGACATCGAGCGCCGGGTCAGCGCCAACCGCCTCAACGGTATCGATGGCGAAGTGGTCGATGCCAAGCAGGTGGCGGAGATGATTCCGTACCTGGACTGCTCGAAGAACACCCGCTACCCGGTGCTCGGCGCTTCGCTGCAGCGCCGTGGCGGCGTTGCCCGTCACGACGCCGTGGCCTGGGGCTTCGCCCGCGCGGCCGACGCCCTGGGCGTCGACCTGATCCAGCAGACCGAAGTGATCGGCTTCCGCAAGCAGGATGGCGCGGTGATCGGTGTGGAAACCAGCAAGGGCTTCATCGGCGCCAAGCGCGTCGGCGTGGTCGCTGCCGGTAACTCCGGGCACCTGGCCAAGCTCGCCGGCTTCCGCCTGCCGCTGGAATCGCACCCGCTGCAGGCGCTGGTCTCCGAGCCGATCAAACCCATCATCGACACGGTGATCATGTCCAACGCCGTGCACGGCTACATCAGCCAGTCCGACAAGGGCGACCTGGTCATCGGCGCCGGCATCGACGGCTACAACGGCTACGGCCAGCGCGGCTCCTACCCGACCATCGAGCATACCCTGCAGGCCATCGTCGAGATGTTCCCGGTGCTCTCGCGGGTACGCATGAACCGCCAGTGGGGCGGCATCGTCGACACCACGCCGGACGCCTGCCCGATCATCGCCAAGACGCCGGTCAAGAACCTGTATTTCAACTGCGGCTGGGGCACCGGTGGCTTCAAGGCCACGCCGGGCTCGGGCAACGTGTTCGCGGCCAGCCTCGCCAAGGGCGAGATGCATCCGCTGGCCAAGGCCTTCTCCATCGAGCGCTTCCACAACGGTGCGCTGATCGACGAGCACGGCGCAGCCGGTGTGGCGCACTGA
- the gbcA gene encoding glycine-betaine demethylase subunit GbcA, producing the protein MTVTSTLSLGDPLEPARAAAAEMLQNRERTFSLPQPFYNDERVFQLDMQEIFHKEWLIAGMTCEIPAKGNYLTLQIGNNPIIVIRGAEGVVHAFHNVCRHRGSRLCTSDKGKVAKLVCPYHQWTYEVDGRLLFAGTEMGADFNLADYNLKPVNCKTAGGYIFISLAENPPAIDEFLATLAHYMEPYDMENAKVAVQTTLMEKANWKLVLENNRECYHCNGSHPELLNTLLEWDDTNDPRATQSFKDHVAESAAKWEAEKIPYLHAGFGLRNRIVRMPLLKGTVSMTMDGKQGCKKLMGRIQNPDLGSMRILHLPHSWNHCMGDHMIVFTVWPISAQETMVTTKWLVRKDAVEGEDYDVARLREVWDATNDQDRRLAEENQRGINSTAYQPGPYSKTYEFGVVNFIDWYSERMLSNLGAAPAPYLRDVKTQ; encoded by the coding sequence ATGACCGTCACCTCTACCCTGAGCCTTGGCGACCCGCTGGAACCGGCCCGCGCCGCAGCTGCTGAAATGCTGCAGAACCGCGAGCGCACCTTTTCCCTGCCGCAGCCGTTCTACAACGACGAGCGGGTGTTCCAGCTCGACATGCAGGAGATTTTCCACAAGGAATGGCTGATCGCCGGCATGACCTGCGAGATTCCGGCCAAGGGCAACTACCTGACCCTGCAGATCGGCAACAACCCGATCATCGTCATCCGCGGCGCCGAGGGCGTCGTGCATGCCTTCCACAACGTCTGCCGCCACCGCGGCTCGCGCCTGTGCACCAGCGACAAGGGCAAGGTCGCCAAGCTGGTCTGCCCGTACCACCAGTGGACCTACGAAGTGGATGGCCGCCTGCTGTTCGCCGGCACCGAAATGGGCGCCGACTTCAACCTGGCCGACTACAACCTCAAACCGGTGAACTGCAAGACCGCCGGCGGCTACATCTTCATCTCCCTGGCCGAGAACCCACCGGCCATCGACGAGTTCCTCGCCACCCTGGCGCACTACATGGAACCGTACGACATGGAGAATGCCAAGGTGGCCGTGCAGACCACCCTGATGGAAAAGGCCAACTGGAAGCTGGTGCTGGAAAACAACCGCGAGTGCTACCACTGCAACGGTTCGCACCCGGAACTGCTCAACACTCTGCTGGAATGGGACGACACCAACGATCCCCGCGCGACCCAGTCGTTCAAGGACCACGTGGCCGAATCCGCCGCCAAGTGGGAAGCCGAGAAGATTCCATACCTGCACGCCGGCTTCGGCCTGCGCAACCGTATCGTGCGCATGCCGCTGCTCAAGGGCACCGTGTCCATGACCATGGACGGCAAGCAGGGCTGCAAGAAACTGATGGGCCGCATCCAGAACCCGGACCTAGGCTCGATGCGCATCCTGCACCTGCCGCACTCCTGGAACCACTGCATGGGCGACCACATGATCGTGTTCACCGTGTGGCCGATCAGCGCCCAGGAAACCATGGTCACCACCAAGTGGCTGGTGCGTAAGGACGCCGTCGAAGGCGAAGACTACGACGTCGCCCGCCTGCGCGAAGTCTGGGACGCCACCAACGACCAGGACCGTCGCCTGGCCGAAGAAAACCAGCGCGGCATCAACTCCACCGCCTACCAGCCCGGCCCGTACTCGAAAACCTACGAGTTCGGCGTGGTCAACTTCATCGACTGGTACAGCGAGCGCATGCTCAGCAACCTGGGCGCCGCGCCGGCGCCGTATCTGCGGGATGTGAAGACGCAGTAA